From Pseudomonas vanderleydeniana, the proteins below share one genomic window:
- the amaB gene encoding L-piperidine-6-carboxylate dehydrogenase yields the protein MISQLLQRLGVPAHAYGEGNYAVHTPIDGSRIGSVKLEDRDQVLSRITTAQSAFEAWRKVPAPRRGELVRVFGEVLREHKADLGELVSIEAGKITQEGLGEVQEMIDICDFAVGLSRQLYGLTIASERPGHHMRETWHPLGVVGVISAFNFPVAVWAWNTALALVCGNAVIWKPSEKTPLTALASQALFDKALARFGEAPEGLAQLIIGDRQAGEVLVDDSRVALVSATGSTRMGREVGPRVAARFGRSILELGGNNAMILAPSADLDLAVRAVLFSAVGTAGQRCTTLRRLFVHNSVKAEVIARVKSAYGKVRIGDPREGNLIGPLIDQQSFNAMQNALTQARDEGGQVFGGERQLADRYPNAYYVSPALVEMPGQSAVVRHETFAPILYVIGYDDFEEALRLNNEVPQGLSSCIFTTDVREAEAFQSASGSDCGIANVNIGTSGAEIGGAFGGEKETGGGRESGSDAWKGYMRRQTNTVNYSRELPLAQGIVFD from the coding sequence ATGATCAGTCAACTGCTGCAGCGCCTGGGGGTTCCCGCCCACGCTTATGGCGAAGGCAACTACGCGGTCCATACCCCTATCGACGGCAGCCGTATCGGCTCGGTCAAGCTTGAGGATCGCGACCAGGTGCTGTCGCGCATCACCACCGCCCAGAGCGCCTTCGAAGCCTGGCGCAAGGTGCCGGCGCCGCGCCGTGGCGAGCTGGTGCGGGTATTCGGCGAAGTGTTGCGCGAGCACAAGGCCGACCTCGGCGAACTGGTGTCCATCGAGGCCGGCAAGATCACCCAGGAAGGCCTGGGCGAAGTCCAGGAGATGATCGACATCTGCGATTTCGCGGTCGGCCTGTCCCGCCAGTTGTACGGCCTGACCATCGCCTCCGAGCGTCCGGGCCACCACATGCGTGAAACCTGGCACCCGCTGGGCGTGGTCGGGGTGATCAGCGCCTTCAACTTCCCGGTCGCGGTCTGGGCCTGGAACACCGCGCTGGCACTGGTGTGCGGTAACGCGGTGATCTGGAAGCCGTCGGAAAAGACCCCGCTGACCGCCCTGGCCAGCCAGGCACTGTTCGACAAGGCCCTGGCCCGTTTCGGCGAGGCCCCCGAAGGCCTGGCGCAACTGATCATCGGCGATCGCCAGGCCGGCGAAGTGCTGGTCGACGACAGCCGCGTCGCCCTGGTCAGCGCCACCGGCAGCACCCGCATGGGCCGCGAAGTGGGCCCACGGGTTGCCGCGCGTTTCGGCCGCAGCATCCTTGAACTGGGCGGCAACAACGCCATGATCCTGGCGCCGAGCGCCGACCTCGACCTGGCCGTGCGCGCCGTGCTGTTCAGCGCCGTCGGCACCGCCGGCCAGCGTTGCACCACCCTGCGCCGGCTGTTCGTGCACAACTCGGTCAAGGCCGAGGTCATTGCCCGGGTCAAGTCCGCCTACGGCAAGGTGCGTATCGGCGATCCCCGGGAAGGCAACCTGATCGGCCCGCTGATCGACCAGCAGAGCTTCAACGCCATGCAGAACGCCCTGACCCAGGCCCGCGACGAAGGCGGCCAGGTGTTCGGCGGTGAACGCCAGCTCGCCGACCGCTACCCGAACGCCTACTACGTCAGCCCGGCGCTGGTGGAGATGCCGGGCCAGTCCGCCGTGGTGCGCCACGAGACCTTCGCGCCGATCCTCTACGTCATCGGCTACGACGATTTCGAAGAGGCGCTGCGCCTGAACAACGAAGTGCCCCAGGGCCTGTCGTCGTGCATTTTCACCACCGACGTGCGCGAGGCCGAAGCGTTCCAGAGCGCCAGCGGCAGCGACTGCGGCATCGCCAACGTCAACATCGGCACCAGCGGTGCGGAAATCGGGGGCGCCTTCGGTGGCGAGAAGGAAACCGGCGGGGGTCGCGAATCCGGCTCCGATGCCTGGAAAGGCTACATGCGTCGCCAGACCAACACCGTGAACTACTCCCGCGAGCTGCCACTGGCCCAGGGCATCGTGTTCGACTGA
- the amaA gene encoding L-pipecolate oxidase produces the protein MPQLQKACLWELATPQRPSHTPLVGEHDADVCIIGAGFTGLSAALRLLEDGRSVCIVEAHQVGHGGSGRNVGLVNAGTWVPPDDVEKVLGKAAGDTLNRALGGAPALVFEHIDRYGIDCQDTRTGTLHMAHNAAGLADLRSRVEQWQRRGAKLELLTGRDCADACGTEQASGALLDYRAGTVNPMAYASGLAIAATQRGAQLYGDSPVTGLARTEDGWRVSTARGSVRAGKVIIASNAYTEGEWAEVGKHIFAGYYYQVASTPLSGSAADQVLKGGQGSWDTRTVLSSIRRDAEGRLVLGSLGNAANYPLWFIRRWADRIASHYFPQLGKLDWQCTWTGRIGFTPDHLLRLFEPAPGLVAATGYNGRGVTTGTLVGKSLAEYLLGEDKQALPMPFSNAQPVSARGLRSATYDAGFGLYHAGQCLRVVL, from the coding sequence ATGCCGCAACTGCAAAAGGCCTGTCTGTGGGAACTGGCCACTCCACAACGCCCCTCCCACACCCCGCTGGTCGGTGAACATGACGCCGATGTCTGCATCATCGGCGCGGGTTTCACCGGACTCTCGGCAGCCTTGCGACTGCTCGAGGACGGCCGTTCGGTGTGCATCGTCGAAGCCCACCAGGTCGGCCACGGCGGTTCCGGGCGCAACGTCGGGCTGGTCAATGCCGGCACCTGGGTGCCGCCGGATGACGTGGAAAAGGTGCTTGGCAAGGCCGCCGGAGACACCCTCAACCGCGCCCTGGGCGGCGCTCCGGCGCTGGTGTTCGAGCACATCGACCGCTACGGCATCGACTGCCAGGATACCCGCACCGGCACCCTGCACATGGCGCACAACGCCGCCGGACTCGCGGACCTGCGTAGCCGCGTCGAGCAATGGCAACGCCGCGGGGCGAAGCTGGAACTGCTCACCGGTCGCGACTGCGCCGACGCCTGCGGCACCGAGCAGGCCTCGGGTGCACTGCTCGACTATCGCGCCGGTACCGTCAACCCCATGGCCTACGCCTCGGGGCTGGCAATCGCGGCGACCCAACGGGGTGCACAGCTTTACGGCGACTCACCGGTGACCGGTCTGGCCCGTACCGAAGACGGCTGGCGTGTCAGCACGGCCAGGGGTTCGGTGCGGGCCGGCAAGGTCATCATCGCGTCCAATGCCTACACCGAAGGCGAATGGGCCGAAGTGGGCAAGCATATCTTCGCCGGCTACTACTACCAGGTGGCCTCGACGCCGCTGTCCGGCTCCGCGGCCGACCAGGTGCTCAAGGGCGGCCAGGGCAGCTGGGACACCCGCACCGTGCTGTCGAGCATCCGCCGCGACGCCGAAGGCCGCCTGGTGCTGGGCAGCCTCGGCAATGCCGCGAACTACCCGCTGTGGTTCATCCGCCGCTGGGCCGACCGTATCGCCAGCCACTATTTCCCACAACTGGGCAAGCTCGACTGGCAGTGCACCTGGACCGGCCGCATCGGCTTCACCCCCGACCACCTGCTGCGCCTGTTCGAACCGGCACCGGGACTGGTCGCCGCCACCGGCTACAACGGCCGCGGCGTGACCACCGGCACGCTGGTGGGCAAGTCGCTGGCCGAATACCTGCTGGGCGAAGACAAACAAGCGCTGCCCATGCCCTTTTCCAACGCCCAACCGGTCAGCGCCCGAGGACTGCGCAGCGCCACCTACGACGCGGGCTTCGGCCTGTACCACGCGGGCCAGTGCCTGCGCGTCGTACTGTAA
- a CDS encoding amino acid permease, whose amino-acid sequence MASHAPERTLKKGLSARQVSMISIAGIIGAGLFIGSSKAIATAGPAILLSYAMTGLLVLLVMRMLAEMAISNPDSGSFSTYASEAIGPWAGFTIGWLYWWFWVLIIPVEAIAGADILHAWLPMIPSWAYALLIMVVLAGTNLVSVSNFGAFEYWFALVKIIGIVGFIVVATLAVCGVFPLAPQVSGIGQIFSNGGFMPHGFGAVLGGVLITIFSFFGAEIVTIAADETENPQAKIRRATNLVVYRIALFYLCSIFFVVALVAWNDPRLVEVGSFQRALEVINVPGAKLMVDIVVFVAVTSCMNSGLYTASRMVYSLSSRGDGPAAVRYISRRGVPVVAVSISTLAGFVGCGINFLFPGQVFGFLLSTTGAIALLVYLVIAVSQLRMRRRADREGRQLELRMWLFPWLTWLVIGLIALVLGYMLFSESYRYETLMTAAVAGAMLITGLLRQRSGPALQAVKHH is encoded by the coding sequence ATGGCTTCACATGCTCCTGAGCGCACGCTCAAAAAAGGCCTGTCCGCGCGGCAGGTTTCGATGATCTCGATTGCCGGCATCATCGGTGCCGGCCTGTTCATCGGCTCGTCCAAGGCCATCGCCACGGCGGGGCCGGCCATTCTGCTGTCCTACGCGATGACCGGCCTGCTGGTGCTGCTGGTGATGCGCATGCTCGCCGAAATGGCCATCTCCAACCCCGACAGCGGCTCGTTCTCCACCTACGCCAGCGAGGCCATCGGCCCGTGGGCCGGCTTCACCATCGGCTGGCTGTACTGGTGGTTCTGGGTGCTGATCATTCCGGTGGAGGCGATCGCCGGCGCCGACATCCTGCACGCCTGGCTGCCGATGATTCCATCGTGGGCCTACGCCCTGCTGATCATGGTGGTGCTGGCCGGCACCAACCTGGTCAGCGTCAGCAACTTCGGCGCCTTCGAGTACTGGTTCGCGCTGGTCAAGATCATCGGCATCGTCGGCTTCATCGTGGTCGCCACGCTGGCCGTGTGCGGGGTGTTCCCGCTGGCACCGCAGGTGTCGGGCATCGGCCAGATCTTCTCCAATGGCGGCTTCATGCCCCATGGCTTCGGTGCCGTACTGGGCGGTGTGCTGATCACCATCTTCTCGTTCTTCGGCGCGGAAATCGTCACCATCGCCGCCGACGAAACCGAGAACCCGCAGGCCAAGATCCGTCGCGCCACCAACCTGGTGGTGTACCGTATCGCCCTGTTCTACCTGTGCTCGATCTTCTTCGTGGTCGCCCTGGTGGCCTGGAATGATCCGCGCCTGGTGGAGGTGGGCTCGTTCCAGCGCGCACTGGAAGTGATCAACGTGCCGGGCGCCAAGCTGATGGTCGACATCGTGGTCTTCGTCGCCGTGACCAGTTGCATGAACTCCGGGCTCTACACCGCCTCGCGCATGGTCTACTCGCTGTCCAGCCGCGGTGACGGCCCTGCCGCCGTGCGCTACATCTCGCGCCGTGGCGTGCCGGTGGTGGCCGTGAGCATCTCGACCCTGGCCGGTTTCGTCGGCTGCGGCATCAACTTCCTGTTCCCCGGCCAGGTGTTCGGCTTCCTGCTCTCCACCACCGGCGCCATCGCCCTGCTGGTGTACCTGGTGATCGCCGTCTCGCAACTGCGCATGCGCCGTCGCGCCGACCGCGAAGGCCGTCAGCTGGAACTGCGCATGTGGCTGTTCCCGTGGCTCACCTGGCTGGTGATCGGGCTGATCGCGCTGGTGCTGGGCTACATGCTGTTCAGCGAATCCTACCGCTACGAGACGCTGATGACCGCGGCGGTGGCCGGGGCGATGCTGATCACCGGACTGCTGCGCCAGCGTTCGGGCCCCGCGCTGCAAGCCGTGAAGCATCACTGA
- the flgG gene encoding flagellar basal-body rod protein FlgG — MLPALYVAKTGLAAQDTQLTTISNNLANASTTGFKRDRAEFQDLLYQVKRQPGAQSTQDSELPSGLQLGTGVRIVGTQKNFAAGSLQVTDQPLDIAVNGRGFFQILQPDGTTAYTRDGTFHLDNTGQIVTAAGFALQPAIVIPNNAQTFTVGKDGTVSITTAGNPASQVIGNLQTADFINPAGLQAIGGNLFLETAASGAPQVSTPGLNGFGTTEQSTLEASNVSTVEEMVNMITTQRAYEMNSKVIKTASDMLGSLTQKL; from the coding sequence ATGCTTCCAGCACTCTATGTTGCCAAAACGGGCCTGGCGGCCCAGGACACCCAGCTGACCACGATTTCCAACAACCTGGCCAACGCCTCGACCACCGGCTTCAAGCGTGATCGTGCCGAATTCCAGGACCTGCTGTACCAGGTCAAGCGTCAGCCTGGCGCCCAGTCGACCCAGGACAGCGAACTGCCGTCGGGCCTGCAACTGGGTACCGGTGTGCGCATCGTGGGTACGCAGAAGAACTTCGCCGCCGGCAGCCTGCAGGTCACCGACCAGCCGCTGGACATCGCGGTCAACGGCCGTGGCTTCTTCCAGATCCTGCAACCGGATGGCACCACGGCCTACACCCGTGACGGTACCTTCCACCTGGACAACACCGGCCAGATCGTCACCGCCGCCGGTTTTGCCCTGCAGCCGGCCATCGTGATCCCGAACAACGCCCAGACCTTCACCGTCGGCAAGGACGGCACCGTCTCGATCACCACCGCCGGCAACCCGGCGTCGCAGGTGATCGGCAACCTGCAGACCGCCGACTTCATCAACCCGGCCGGCCTGCAGGCCATTGGTGGCAACCTGTTCCTGGAGACCGCCGCCAGCGGTGCGCCGCAGGTCAGCACCCCGGGCCTGAACGGTTTCGGAACCACCGAGCAGAGCACCCTGGAGGCCTCCAACGTCAGCACCGTGGAGGAGATGGTCAACATGATCACCACCCAGCGTGCCTACGAGATGAATTCCAAGGTCATCAAGACCGCCAGCGACATGCTGGGCAGCCTCACGCAGAAACTCTGA
- a CDS encoding HlyD family secretion protein gives MNLYSLRPWLLLSGVLLLLTGCPRNEPPPRPDAAASPYVAVARGRVDVEGGLLKLGVSRDGVVARVQVKEGDRVSKGQLLATLDSELANLAVAAAQGEQQQVRLQARQLDRRLHLAEQKARRLAKAAAAGAGDSQSAEDAREIAEQLRDEVHKSRIDADTAARKLATARYELAQRQLRAPVDGHVVRRLIQPGTTVSAQSGPSFILLPAGARIVRAELNESFAGVVAAGMKAEVTDEGGGRLAPLSAHVVRIGEVLGASTLEDDPAVRANLRTVECILAFDSPEPASLRVGQRLLVRFTPQ, from the coding sequence ATGAATCTCTACTCGCTTCGCCCGTGGCTGTTGCTGTCGGGCGTACTCCTGCTGTTGACCGGTTGCCCCCGGAACGAGCCACCCCCCAGGCCGGACGCTGCGGCCAGCCCGTACGTGGCGGTCGCCCGTGGCCGCGTCGATGTCGAAGGTGGTCTGCTCAAGCTCGGGGTCAGTCGCGATGGCGTGGTGGCACGCGTGCAGGTGAAGGAGGGGGATCGGGTCAGCAAGGGCCAGTTGCTCGCGACCCTGGACAGCGAGTTGGCAAACCTGGCCGTGGCGGCCGCCCAGGGCGAGCAACAGCAGGTTCGGCTGCAGGCCCGGCAGTTGGACAGGCGCCTGCACCTCGCCGAGCAGAAGGCCAGGCGTTTGGCGAAGGCCGCCGCTGCCGGCGCCGGCGACAGCCAGAGTGCCGAGGATGCACGGGAAATCGCCGAGCAGTTGCGCGATGAGGTGCACAAGAGTCGCATCGATGCCGACACCGCCGCGAGAAAGCTGGCCACCGCGCGTTATGAGCTGGCGCAGCGCCAACTTCGCGCACCGGTCGACGGCCATGTCGTACGGCGCCTGATCCAGCCCGGTACGACGGTCTCCGCACAATCGGGACCGTCATTCATCCTGCTGCCGGCCGGGGCTCGTATCGTGCGGGCCGAGCTCAACGAGTCCTTCGCCGGCGTGGTTGCCGCCGGGATGAAGGCCGAGGTCACGGACGAGGGCGGTGGCCGCCTGGCACCGCTGTCCGCCCATGTCGTGCGGATCGGCGAGGTGCTTGGGGCAAGCACGCTGGAAGACGATCCGGCGGTTCGCGCGAACCTGCGTACCGTGGAATGCATCCTGGCCTTCGATTCGCCCGAACCGGCATCCCTGCGCGTGGGACAGCGCCTGCTGGTGCGATTCACCCCGCAGTAA
- a CDS encoding ABC transporter ATP-binding protein, with protein MYDQTSATPITLQACAISKSFLSGRISTPVLHDISLAIHPGELTLISGPSGCGKSTLLAILSGLQRPDQGRVLALGQDLTRLDAGALERFRLQHTGFVFQGFNLFPALTAQQQVELPLDYLGLAPAEGRQRAIRALEDVGLGARMHLRPAELSGGEKQRVAIARAVAKEPRLLFADEPTSALDAANGQVIIDILHRIARERGTTVLCVSHDPRLVSHTDRVLNIEDGRILNDHRAAPRRTRATDPQEHFL; from the coding sequence ATGTACGACCAGACATCGGCAACACCGATCACCCTGCAAGCCTGTGCGATCAGCAAGTCTTTCCTCTCGGGGCGGATCAGCACTCCGGTGCTGCATGACATCAGCCTGGCGATACACCCTGGCGAGCTGACACTGATTTCCGGTCCTTCCGGCTGCGGGAAAAGTACCCTGCTGGCGATCCTCAGCGGCTTGCAGCGCCCGGACCAGGGGCGCGTGCTGGCCCTTGGGCAGGACCTGACAAGGCTCGATGCCGGCGCCCTGGAGCGCTTTCGGCTGCAGCACACGGGGTTCGTGTTCCAGGGCTTCAATCTGTTCCCGGCCCTGACCGCGCAGCAGCAGGTCGAACTGCCGCTGGACTACCTCGGGCTTGCACCCGCCGAAGGCCGTCAGCGGGCGATCCGGGCGCTGGAGGACGTTGGCCTGGGCGCACGCATGCACCTGCGTCCCGCCGAGTTGTCCGGCGGCGAGAAGCAGCGGGTCGCCATCGCCCGCGCGGTGGCGAAGGAGCCCAGGCTGCTGTTCGCCGACGAGCCCACCAGTGCCCTGGATGCGGCCAACGGCCAGGTGATCATCGACATCCTGCACCGGATCGCCCGCGAGCGCGGGACCACCGTGCTCTGCGTCAGCCATGACCCACGCCTGGTCAGCCATACCGATCGCGTCCTGAACATAGAAGACGGGCGCATTCTCAACGATCACCGGGCAGCGCCTCGACGCACCCGTGCTACCGATCCCCAGGAACACTTCCTATGA
- a CDS encoding ABC transporter permease — protein sequence MVALARQTLIHEWRRFLPAMIAVGFAGLLQLLQAGLVLGIFGSASVYINGSSAQLWVGYPGTQSVNLGRPIDAGVEMHLRMDADVLAVEPFQWIDADWRGARDTGGVSVFVSGIDARPQGLMFQRILPAELRARLNEPGAVIVDRADLDSLGVRPGETATLNGHRVRVVGVTSGLRALGGVNVLASLATARQLDGTGEDDRTTYLVASVRDPAQAAAVAARLEGAAAFGNYAVWTAEQFAQRSQMYWMFDTGAGAGVLFLAAIVFLVGAVITSQTLVAAVIGSIREYATLNALGVGVNALRKVVMEQAFWVGALGLLASCVLAGLLFAVAGYYNVPVALSPVTVAACLLLSMALALLSGLAAIRTLRHADPASLLR from the coding sequence ATGGTCGCGTTGGCTCGCCAGACCCTGATCCATGAATGGCGCCGTTTCCTGCCGGCAATGATTGCCGTGGGGTTTGCCGGGCTGTTGCAGCTGCTCCAGGCCGGGCTGGTGCTGGGCATCTTCGGCAGTGCCAGCGTCTACATCAACGGTTCCAGTGCCCAGCTCTGGGTCGGTTATCCCGGTACCCAGAGCGTCAACCTGGGCCGCCCGATCGACGCGGGCGTGGAGATGCACTTGCGCATGGACGCCGATGTCCTGGCCGTCGAGCCGTTCCAGTGGATCGATGCCGATTGGCGTGGCGCCCGGGATACGGGGGGTGTTTCGGTGTTCGTCAGCGGGATCGATGCCCGGCCGCAGGGGCTGATGTTCCAGCGGATACTGCCAGCCGAGCTGCGCGCGCGGCTGAACGAACCCGGGGCGGTCATCGTCGACCGGGCTGACCTGGACAGCCTGGGTGTGCGGCCTGGCGAGACGGCCACCCTCAACGGTCATCGCGTGCGTGTGGTCGGCGTCACCAGCGGTTTGCGGGCCCTGGGTGGGGTGAATGTGCTGGCCTCCCTGGCAACGGCCCGACAACTCGATGGCACTGGCGAGGATGACAGGACCACTTACCTGGTGGCCAGCGTGCGCGACCCGGCCCAGGCGGCGGCGGTGGCCGCACGTCTCGAAGGCGCTGCCGCCTTCGGCAACTACGCCGTATGGACCGCGGAGCAGTTCGCCCAGCGCTCGCAGATGTACTGGATGTTCGATACCGGTGCCGGCGCCGGTGTGCTGTTCCTGGCGGCGATCGTGTTCCTGGTGGGCGCCGTGATCACCAGCCAGACGCTGGTGGCGGCGGTCATCGGCTCGATTCGCGAGTACGCCACCCTCAATGCCCTCGGGGTCGGCGTGAATGCCCTGCGCAAGGTGGTGATGGAGCAGGCGTTCTGGGTCGGTGCACTGGGTCTGCTGGCCAGCTGTGTGCTGGCCGGCCTGCTGTTCGCCGTGGCGGGCTACTACAACGTGCCGGTGGCACTTTCACCCGTGACCGTGGCGGCGTGCCTGCTGCTGAGCATGGCCCTGGCGCTGCTGTCCGGCCTGGCCGCCATCCGCACCCTGCGTCATGCCGACCCGGCCAGCCTCCTGAGATAG